A window of the Halobacterium hubeiense genome harbors these coding sequences:
- a CDS encoding phosphoribosyltransferase family protein — MNRAEKAALQLRAVDVLRTLKETRTYDELSAETGLPAGDLNRYVNGHVLPSAERAREVVEDAGADLLREELEARVRLDDEGYVDNSGVVFDQSFLDLVAPVAAETFDFERPDVVLTAATDGITLAASLASYYGARCAYAKKSKETAVEEFIEARKRFASGIELTYYLPASAIDAGETVLVVDDLIRSGETQEILLDIADAADADVTGVFTLIAVGDDGVERARELTDAPVGALANLE; from the coding sequence ATGAACCGAGCAGAGAAGGCCGCCCTCCAGTTGCGAGCGGTCGACGTGCTGCGCACGCTCAAGGAGACCCGGACGTACGACGAACTCTCCGCGGAGACCGGCCTCCCCGCCGGCGACCTCAACCGCTACGTGAACGGCCACGTCCTCCCGAGCGCCGAGCGCGCCCGCGAAGTCGTCGAGGACGCCGGTGCCGACCTCCTGCGCGAGGAGCTGGAGGCGCGCGTCCGCCTCGACGACGAGGGCTACGTCGACAACTCCGGCGTCGTCTTCGACCAGTCGTTCCTCGACTTGGTGGCGCCCGTCGCCGCCGAGACGTTCGACTTCGAGCGGCCGGACGTCGTCCTCACCGCGGCCACCGACGGCATCACGCTCGCGGCGTCGCTGGCCTCCTACTACGGCGCTCGGTGCGCGTACGCCAAGAAGTCCAAGGAGACTGCCGTTGAGGAGTTCATCGAGGCCCGCAAGCGCTTCGCGTCGGGCATCGAACTGACCTACTACCTCCCTGCATCGGCCATCGACGCCGGCGAGACCGTGCTCGTCGTCGACGACCTCATCCGGTCGGGCGAGACCCAGGAGATTCTGCTGGACATCGCCGACGCCGCGGACGCCGACGTCACCGGCGTGTTCACGCTCATCGCGGTCGGCGACGACGGCGTCGAGCGCGCCCGCGAGCTCACCGACGCCCCCGTCGGCGCGCTCGCGAACCTCGAATAA
- a CDS encoding proline dehydrogenase family protein, translating into MIPPIASNFVAGETPAEAVEHAESLNARGVAAILNLLGEHYEQRPPADEDAAAYEALVRDIAKSGVDACISVKPSQIGLDVGEDVFAENLADIVEVADDHGVFTWVDMEDHETTDATLDAYEDLTTEYGGGVGVCIQANLKRTEEDLERLAALPGKVRLVKGAYDEPSSIAYTRKERVNEAYRDYLEFMFREFEGGVAVGSHDPEMIAYARDLHDEYGTDYEVQMLMGVRDDAQFDLAADDVDVYQYVPYGGRWFSYFYRRAMERKENLLFALRAVLGR; encoded by the coding sequence ATGATACCGCCCATCGCGAGCAACTTCGTCGCGGGGGAGACGCCCGCGGAGGCCGTCGAGCACGCCGAGTCGCTGAACGCTCGCGGCGTCGCCGCCATCCTGAATCTGCTGGGCGAGCACTACGAGCAGCGGCCGCCCGCCGACGAGGACGCCGCGGCGTACGAGGCCCTCGTGCGGGACATCGCCAAGAGCGGCGTGGACGCCTGCATCTCGGTGAAGCCCTCCCAAATCGGGCTGGACGTCGGCGAGGACGTGTTCGCCGAGAATCTCGCGGACATCGTGGAGGTGGCCGACGACCACGGCGTGTTCACGTGGGTGGACATGGAGGACCACGAGACGACCGACGCCACGCTGGACGCCTACGAGGACCTCACCACGGAGTACGGTGGCGGCGTCGGCGTCTGCATTCAGGCGAACCTCAAGCGCACGGAGGAGGACCTCGAACGGCTCGCGGCCCTCCCCGGGAAAGTCCGGCTCGTGAAGGGTGCCTACGACGAACCGTCGTCGATAGCGTACACGCGCAAGGAGCGCGTGAACGAGGCGTACCGCGACTACCTGGAGTTCATGTTCCGGGAGTTCGAGGGCGGCGTCGCGGTGGGGAGCCACGACCCGGAGATGATCGCGTACGCCCGCGACCTCCACGACGAGTACGGCACCGACTACGAGGTCCAGATGCTGATGGGCGTCCGCGACGACGCGCAGTTCGACCTCGCGGCCGACGACGTCGACGTCTACCAGTACGTGCCGTACGGCGGGAGGTGGTTCTCGTACTTCTACCGGCGCGCGATGGAGCGCAAGGAGAACCTGTTGTTCGCGCTGCGGGCGGTTCTGGGCCGGTAG
- the pyrE gene encoding orotate phosphoribosyltransferase, with protein sequence MVMTDDLVQLLRDADAVKFGEFELSHGGTSEYYVDKYLFETDPDCLRAIAEAFAERLDADAKLGGVALGGVPLAAATSVEADVPYVIARKQAKEYGTGNRIEGRLEDGEEVVVVEDIATTGQSAVDAVEALRDAGAEVNRALLVVDREEGGRELLAEHGVEMEALVTASDLLDAE encoded by the coding sequence CTGGTAATGACCGACGACCTCGTTCAGCTGCTCCGCGACGCGGACGCCGTCAAATTCGGGGAGTTCGAGCTCTCCCACGGCGGCACCTCCGAGTACTACGTCGACAAGTACCTCTTCGAGACGGACCCGGACTGCCTGCGCGCCATCGCCGAGGCGTTCGCCGAGCGCCTCGACGCGGACGCGAAACTCGGCGGCGTCGCGCTCGGGGGCGTGCCGCTGGCCGCCGCGACTTCGGTTGAGGCCGACGTGCCGTACGTCATCGCGCGCAAGCAAGCCAAGGAGTACGGGACCGGGAACCGCATCGAGGGCCGCCTCGAAGACGGCGAGGAGGTCGTCGTCGTGGAGGACATCGCGACGACCGGCCAGTCCGCGGTGGACGCCGTGGAGGCACTTCGGGACGCGGGTGCGGAAGTGAACCGCGCGCTGCTCGTGGTGGACCGCGAGGAGGGCGGCCGAGAACTGCTCGCCGAGCACGGCGTCGAGATGGAGGCGCTCGTGACGGCCAGCGACCTGCTGGACGCCGAGTAA
- a CDS encoding CDP-2,3-bis-(O-geranylgeranyl)-sn-glycerol synthase yields the protein MGLAATVATAVWVMLPAYVPNNAAVLAGGGRPIDGGATLGGKRVLGDGKTWRGTAVGVLAGVALAAVLNAVEPTASDALGVALPTFPPAAMVALPAGAMLGDILASFLKRRTGRERGAAFPLLDQLDFVVVALALAAVAASGWFADTFTLDLVVAILVLTPLLHVVTNGIAYLLGLKNEPY from the coding sequence ATGGGTCTCGCAGCGACGGTCGCGACTGCAGTCTGGGTGATGCTGCCCGCGTACGTGCCGAACAACGCCGCCGTGCTGGCGGGCGGCGGCCGCCCCATCGACGGCGGCGCCACGTTGGGCGGCAAGCGCGTGCTCGGCGACGGGAAGACGTGGCGCGGCACCGCCGTCGGCGTCCTCGCCGGCGTCGCCCTCGCCGCCGTCCTGAACGCCGTCGAACCGACCGCCAGCGACGCGCTCGGCGTCGCACTCCCGACGTTCCCGCCCGCCGCCATGGTCGCGCTCCCCGCCGGCGCGATGCTCGGCGACATCCTCGCCTCCTTCCTCAAGCGCCGCACCGGCCGCGAACGCGGCGCCGCCTTCCCCCTCCTCGACCAACTCGACTTCGTCGTCGTCGCGCTCGCGCTCGCCGCCGTCGCCGCCAGCGGCTGGTTCGCCGACACCTTCACCCTCGACCTCGTCGTCGCCATCCTCGTGCTCACCCCGCTGCTGCACGTCGTCACCAACGGTATTGCGTACCTGCTGGGACTGAAGAACGAGCCATACTAA